A genomic segment from Pistricoccus aurantiacus encodes:
- the rpsM gene encoding 30S ribosomal protein S13: protein MARIAGVNIPDNKHAAISLTYIFGIGRTRAQEVCAAASIAPTTRIQDLSSEELDALRSEVGKYTVEGDLRRDVTLNIKRLMDLGCYRGLRHRRGLPLRGQRTKTNARTRKGPRKPIRK, encoded by the coding sequence ATGGCCCGTATTGCAGGCGTCAATATCCCGGACAACAAGCATGCGGCGATCTCGCTGACCTATATCTTCGGGATTGGCCGCACTCGCGCGCAGGAAGTCTGCGCCGCAGCCAGTATTGCACCGACCACCAGGATTCAGGATCTCAGCTCCGAAGAGCTGGACGCCCTGCGATCCGAGGTTGGCAAATACACCGTTGAAGGTGACCTTCGTCGTGATGTCACGCTGAATATCAAGCGTCTCATGGACCTGGGTTGCTATCGTGGTCTGCGTCATCGTCGTGGTCTTCCGCTGCGTGGGCAGCGTACCAAGACCAACGCGCGTACCCGA
- the rpmJ gene encoding 50S ribosomal protein L36, with translation MKVRASVKKMCRNCKIIRRNGAVRVICSEPRHKQRQG, from the coding sequence ATGAAAGTTCGTGCATCCGTAAAGAAAATGTGTCGCAACTGCAAGATCATTCGTCGCAATGGCGCCGTGCGCGTCATCTGCAGCGAACCGCGGCACAAGCAGCGTCAGGGTTAA